Proteins encoded together in one Corvus hawaiiensis isolate bCorHaw1 chromosome 15, bCorHaw1.pri.cur, whole genome shotgun sequence window:
- the SLC4A9 gene encoding anion exchange protein 4, with amino-acid sequence MRAHVSGAGGTALRAADNCSQPRPECSNPGAPSQAFGCSIFPSSTATAARRAGAALQWEERGDVTCPPLFIQLNQLLSSPAGLEWREMARWIKFEEKVEDGGERWSTPHVPALSLHSLFQLRTCLQKGTMLLDLDATSFKEIIDKALCGQPEEAELQPALRERLAALLLLQPQHQPTKSLLQLLAELGLSPCRGKAKGRSEPRTQISKTPLKEQLRNRFKKKVLPGAEAAHVAVGEVEFLEKPFAAFIRLRCAVSLGSLAEVSLPSRFLFILLGPPKVKAYHEVGRAMATLLTDELFQRVARQAQHREDLIAGIAAFLDELIVLPPGKWDLSTRIPPPSHLPSPRRRTAVDPLDQQPHGNGDMTAAGDRASAGHPHSGEELERTGRLFGGLLRDIQRKAPWYGSDFSDALHLQCLSAVLYIYLATVTNAITFGGMLGDATANMQGVLESFLGTAFAGFIFCLFSGQPLTILSSTGPVLVFERLLFSFSQDHSLDYLEFRLWIGLWVAFFGVVLVATEASHLVRYFTRFTEEGFCALISLIFIYDSLKKMLSLADAFPINWQYRLDNVTSYSCTCNLSSPGHSSAGNDTSLPSPLATRQPPATPEGLSRTQCLGRGGHLLGTSCHYVPDVTLISFLLFGGTFLFCTALKRFRSSRYFPVGVRKLVSDFAVILAILASCAVDAVLGLETPKLLVPSELKPTNPARGWIVFPFGANPWWVCLVSAVPAVLVTILIFMDQQITAVILNRREYKLQKGAGFHLDLLCVSLLMVVTSVTGLPWYVSATVISLAHMESLRKESETSAPGEHPEFLGIREQRLTGLAVFILMGVSVFMAPVLKHIPMPVLYGVFLHMGVTALNSIQLMDRVRLLLMPAKHQPDLAYLRHVPLRRVHLFTVIQLLCLALLWVLKSTMAAIIFPVMLLALVGIRKGLERIFSAHDLSWLDGPLPGPGAAGTHPRERPEQGSRAEECEPMHRPGPQINLSVN; translated from the exons ATGAGAGCCCACGTGTCCGGGGCGGGTGGCACGGCTCTCCGGGCAGCAGACAACTGCTCACAGCCCAGACCAGAGTGCAGCAACCCTGGAGCTCCCTCACAGGCTTTCGGCTGCAGCATCTTCCCCTCCAGCACGGCCACAGCGGCCAGGAGAGCTGGTGCCGCCCTGCAgtgggaggagaggggggaCGTCACCTGCCCGCCGCTCTTCATCCAGCTCaaccagctcctcagcagcccgGCGGGGCTGGAGTGGAGGGAGATGGCCAG GTGGATAAAGTTCGAGGAGAAGGTGGAGGATGGTGGGGAGCGCTGGAGCACACCCCatgtcccagctctctccctgcacagcctgttccagctGAGGACATGCCTGCAGAAGGGGACGATGCTCCTGGACCTGGATGCCACCAGTTTCAAGGAAATAATCG ACAAAGCACTTTGTGGGCAGCCCgaggaagcagagctgcagcctgcactGAGGGAGCGCCTGGcagccctcctgctcctccagccacagcaccagcctacaaaatccctgctgcagctccttgccGAGCTTGGTCTCTCTCCCTGCCGAG GGAAAGCCAAAGGCAGGTCTGAGCCCAGAACCCAAATCTCCAAAACGCCTCTTAAGGAGCAG CTGagaaacagatttaagaagaagGTCCTGCCGGGGGCCGAAGCAGCCCACGTTGCTGTGGGGGAAGTTGAATTCCTGGAAAAGCCCTTTGCTGCCTTCATTCGCCTCAGATGTGCGGTGTCCCTCGGCTCACTGGCCGAAGTTTCTCTTCCAAGCAG GTTCCTCTTCATCCTACTGGGCCCCCCCAAAGTGAAAGCCTACCACGAGGTTGGCAGGGCCATGGCCACACTGCTGACAGATGAG CTCTTCCAAAGGGTTGCCCGGCAGGCTCAGCACCGAGAGGACCTCATCGCAGGGATAGCGGCGTTCCTGGATGAGCTGATTGTGCTTCCTCCTGGGAAATGGGACCTTAGCACCCGAATTCCTCCACCAAGCCATCTGCCATCTCCACGCAGGAG gaCCGCTGTGGACCCACTGGACCAGCAGCCACATGGTAATGGGGACATGACagcagctggggacagagccagcGCAGGGCACCCACACTCCGGGGAGGAGTTGGAGAGGACAGGCAG GCTTTTTGGGGGGCTGCTGCGAGACATCCAGAGGAAGGCACCATGGTACGGCAGTGACTTCTCCGATGCCCTGCACCTTCAGTGCCTCTCAGCAGTGCTCTACATCTACCTGGCGACAGTCACCAATGCCATCACCTTCGGGGGCATGCTGGGGGACGCAACCGCCAACATGCAG GGGGTGCTGGAGAGCTTCCTGGGCACGGCCTTTGCTGGCTTCATCTTCTGCCTCTTTTCGGGCCAGCCCCTGACCATCCTGAGCagcaccggccccgtgctcgtCTTTGAGcgcctcctcttctccttcagCCA GGACCACAGCCTGGACTACCTGGAGTTCCGCCTCTGGATTGGGCTCTGGGTGGCCTTTTTTGGTGTGGTGCTGGTGGCCACCGAGGCCAGTCACCTGGTGCGGTACTTCACCCGCTTTACCGAGGAAGGCTTCTGTGCACTCATCAGCCTGATATTCATCTATGACTCCCTGAAGAAGATGCTGAGCCTGGCAGATGCCTTCCCCATCAACTGGCAGTACCGGCTGGACAACGTCACCTCCTACAGCTGCACCTGCAACTTGTCCAGCCCCG gtcacagctctgcagggaatgACACGTCGCTGCCCTCACCCCTGGCCACCCGGCAG cctcctgccacCCCAGAAGGGCTGAGCAGGACCCAGTGCCTGGGTCGAGGTGGGCACCTCTTGGGTACCAGCTGCCATTACGTGCCTGATGTCACCCTCatctcctttctgctctttggGGGCACCTTCCTCTTCTGCACCGCACTCAAGCGCTTCAGGAGCAGCCGCTACTTCCCTGTGGGG GTGCGGAAGCTGGTGAGCGACTTCGCTGTCATCCTGGCCATCCTCGCCTCCTGCGCTGTCGATGCTGTCCTGGGCCTGGAGACCCCCAAACTTCTTGTCCCCAGCGAGCTGAAG cccacAAACCCAGCACGGGGCTGGATTGTTTTCCCCTTCGGAGCCAACCCATGGTGGGTCTGCCTGGTGTCCGCGGTGCCTGCTGTCCTCGTCACCATCCTCATTTTCATGGACCAGCAGATCACAGCTGTCATTCTCAACCGCAGGGAGTACAAGCTGCAG AAAGGAGCAGGCTTCCACCTGGACCTCCTCTGTGTCTCCCTCCTGATGGTCGTCACCTCTGTCACCGGCCTCCCCTGGTATGTCTCAGCCACCGTCATCTCCCTGGCACACATGGAGAGCCTGAGGAAGGAGAGTGAAACCTCAGCCCCTGGCGAGCACCCCGAGTTCCTGGGCATCAG ggagcagaggctgaCAGGCCTGGCTGTCTTCATCCTGATGGGAGTCTCTGTCTTCATGGCCCCCGTGCTCAAG CACATCCCGATGCCGGTGCTTTATGGGGTGTTCCTGCACATGGGGGTGACGGCGCTGAACAGCATCCAG CTCATGGACCGTGTGCGGCTGCTCCTGATGCCAGCCAAGCACCAGCCAGACCTTGCCTACCTCCGCCATGTGCCCCTGCGCCGGGTGCATCTTTTCACCGTcatccagctgctctgcctggccctgctctgGGTTCTCAAGTCCACCATGGCCGCTATTATTTTCCCAGTGATG CTGCTGGCGCTGGTGGGGATCCGGAAGGGGCTGGAGCGCATCTTCTCCGCGCACGACCTGAGCTGGCTGGACGGGCCCctgcccgggccgggggcggcggggacaCACCCCCGGGAGCGGCcggagcaggggagcagagCCGAGGAG TGCGAGCCGATGCACCGCCCGGGACCTCAGATCAACCTCTCCGTGAACTag
- the HBEGF gene encoding proheparin-binding EGF-like growth factor isoform X2 — protein sequence MDGRAVLIQALLAAVCSAAAAGGLRRDELHNEVLHKGGGGGVPVPATAPLLGGSPEKEGGGAASGNDFSELPRVAFLSKPQGLVTPKKKGNGNKRRKGKGLGKKRDPCLRKYKDFCIHGECKYIRELGAPSCICQPGYHGERCHGLLLPVEHPPSAYDHTTALAVVAVVLSSLCLVIIAALLMLRGRH from the exons ATGGACGGGCGGGCGGTGCTGATCCAAGCGCTGCTGGCGGCAG TGTgctcggcggcggcggcgggcgggctgCGCCGGGACGAACTGCACAACGAGGTGCTGCAcaagggcggcggcggcggggtgCCGGTCCCGGCTACAGCCCCGCTGCTCGGCGGCAGCCCGGAGAAGGAGGGCGGCGGAGCGGCCTCGGGGAACGACTTCAGCGAGCTGCCGAGAG ttgcCTTCCTGTCAAAGCCTCAAGGCCTCGTTACTCCCAAGAAGAAAGGGAACGgcaataaaagaagaaaaggcaaaggccTGGGGAAGAAGAGAGACCCGTGCCTGCGGAAGTACAAGGATTTCTGTATTCACGGCGAGTGCAAGTACATCCGAGAGCTGGGAGCTCCCTCTTGCAT ATGCCAGCCAGGGTATCATGGAGAGCGCTGCCACGGCCTCTTGCTGCCAGTGGAGCACCCACCCAGTGCGTACGACCACaccacagccctggctgtcgTTGCTGTTGTCCTGTCCTCCCTGTGTCTTGTCATCATCGCAGCTCTGCTGATGCTCAG GGGTCGGCACTAA
- the HBEGF gene encoding proheparin-binding EGF-like growth factor isoform X1, with product MDGRAVLIQALLAAVCSAAAAGGLRRDELHNEVLHKGGGGGVPVPATAPLLGGSPEKEGGGAASGNDFSELPRVAFLSKPQGLVTPKKKGNGNKRRKGKGLGKKRDPCLRKYKDFCIHGECKYIRELGAPSCICQPGYHGERCHGLLLPVEHPPSAYDHTTALAVVAVVLSSLCLVIIAALLMLRCHKRGGYDVENEEKIKLGITVNH from the exons ATGGACGGGCGGGCGGTGCTGATCCAAGCGCTGCTGGCGGCAG TGTgctcggcggcggcggcgggcgggctgCGCCGGGACGAACTGCACAACGAGGTGCTGCAcaagggcggcggcggcggggtgCCGGTCCCGGCTACAGCCCCGCTGCTCGGCGGCAGCCCGGAGAAGGAGGGCGGCGGAGCGGCCTCGGGGAACGACTTCAGCGAGCTGCCGAGAG ttgcCTTCCTGTCAAAGCCTCAAGGCCTCGTTACTCCCAAGAAGAAAGGGAACGgcaataaaagaagaaaaggcaaaggccTGGGGAAGAAGAGAGACCCGTGCCTGCGGAAGTACAAGGATTTCTGTATTCACGGCGAGTGCAAGTACATCCGAGAGCTGGGAGCTCCCTCTTGCAT ATGCCAGCCAGGGTATCATGGAGAGCGCTGCCACGGCCTCTTGCTGCCAGTGGAGCACCCACCCAGTGCGTACGACCACaccacagccctggctgtcgTTGCTGTTGTCCTGTCCTCCCTGTGTCTTGTCATCATCGCAGCTCTGCTGATGCTCAG GTGTCACAAGAGGGGTGGCTACGATGTAGAAAACGAAGAGAAAATCAAGCTGGGCATCACTGTGAATCACTGA